A part of Haliotis asinina isolate JCU_RB_2024 chromosome 10, JCU_Hal_asi_v2, whole genome shotgun sequence genomic DNA contains:
- the LOC137298744 gene encoding collectin-12-like — MLSFSLLFIGYLSDTVGPFLSGSTLRSECAVACVNNANCSSFFYDVNTQACYLEKYVYVAMDQLYHQRGVQYYSLLNEACPAGYVYCRFTNQCLRLHSSSKMKYPAAKTLCLENSGHLAFIMAKEENEQASVVAENNTVWIGLERNDGDDEWHWANGHSLGPYINFNQASLEDEQIYGRMFPLGKWGAYSANGVLFTLCEIGVEGKSNALMCWDINS, encoded by the exons ATGCTGTCATTCTCTTTGCTCTTCATTGGATACCTCTCAGACACTGTGGGTCCGTTTCTGTCTGGGTCCACCCTCAGATCAGAATGTGCAGTAGCCTGTGTGAACAACGCAAATTGCTCCTCATTTTTCTATGACGTGAACACTCAGGCGTGTTACCTGGAGAAGTATGTGTACGTTGCTATGGACCAGCTCTATCATCAGAGGGGTGTTCAATACTATTCTCTGCTGAACG AGGCTTGTCCTGCCGGCTACGTCTACTGTCGTTTCACAAACCAGTGTCTCAGGCTGCATTCATCTTCAAAGATGAAATATCCAGCCGCCAAGACACTCTGTCTGGAGAACTCGGGACATCTCGCCTTCATTATGGCTAAGGAAGAGAATGAACAAGCTTCAGTTGTTGCTGAGA ACAATACTGTATGGATCGGCCTTGAGCGTAATGACGGCGATGATGAATGGCACTGGGCAAACGGGCATTCCCTTGGACCCTACATCAACTTTAATCAAGCAAGCCTTGAAGATGAACAGATTTATGGCCGGATGTTTCCTTTAGGCAAATGGGGTGCATACAGCGCAAATGGGGTATTATTTACTCTATGTGAGATTGGTGTTGAGGGAAAGAGCAATGCTCTTATGTGTTGGGATATAAAttcttaa
- the LOC137298743 gene encoding collectin-12-like: protein MFTFSLLFTGYIVDTLGPFLSGAILKSECAVACVNNANCSSFFYDVNTQECYLEKYVYAASHQLQNRSGIQYFSLLNNTCPASYVYCRSTNQCLRLYSSPKMKFPAAQKLCVENSGHLAYVRSEEENEQASIVANDQVVWIGFERNVKDGQWYWTNGHLLGSYANWNPTKLDGEELYGRMFSTGRWGVYGLNGHALALCEIDLEEKDDALRG from the exons atgtttacattctcCTTGCTCTTCACTGGGTACATCGTAGACACCCTGGGTCCCTTCCTGTCTGGGGCAATCCTCAAATCAGAATGTGCTGTAGCCTGTGTGAACAACGCAAACTGCTCCTCATTTTTCTATGACGTGAACACTCAGGAGTGTTACCTAGAGAAGTACGTGTATGCTGCAAGTCACCAGCTGCAGAACCGGAGTGGCATTCAATACTTTTCTCTACTGAACA ATACGTGTCCTGCCAGCTACGTCTACTGTCGCTCCACAAACCAGTGTCTGAGGCTTTATTCATCCCCGAAGATGAAATTTCCAGCTGCCCAGAAACTGTGTGTAGAGAACTCGGGACATCTTGCCTACGTGAGATCTGAGGAAGAGAACGAACAAGCGTCCATTGTTGCGAATG ACCAAGTTGTATGGATCGGCTTTGAGCGTAATGTCAAGGATGGTCAATGGTACTGGACAAATGGACATTTACTTGGATCCTACGCCAACTGGAATCCCACAAAGCTTGACGGTGAAGAGCTATACGGCAGGATGTTTAGCACTGGCAGATGGGGTGTCTATGGCCTGAATGGGCACGCATTAGCTCTGTGTGAAATTGACCTTGAGGAGAAGGACGATGCCCTTAGAGGTTAG